The following is a genomic window from Deinococcus reticulitermitis.
GAGCAGGCGGTTGAGATGGACGTCTGGCACGACCGTCATCAGGGCCAGAGCCGCACACGCTTCCAGGGTCATGCCACTCTCCCGGTGCAGGATCGCCAGGGTCCAGGCCAGCAACACCAGCAACACCCAGCGGTCCAGGCCGGTGGCAGTTCGCAGCGCGAACTGCGCCAGACCGAACTGGTGCTTGTACGGCGCCACAGGTCTTCAGTAGTGGTAGCGGGCCTGAAGAAAGTCCACCCGGTCAGCCCGGACCAGATACACCATGCGGTGCTCTTCCGTGAGGCGGCGGGACCAGATGTCAGACCCCAGATACTTCAGCGGCTCCGGCTTCCCTATGCCCGCGAAGGGGTCGCGCAGCGTCTCGCGTA
Proteins encoded in this region:
- a CDS encoding Txe/YoeB family addiction module toxin — encoded protein: MSERAAVFQPEFLEDLTHWVDTDRRAALRLLRLVRETLRDPFAGIGKPEPLKYLGSDIWSRRLTEEHRMVYLVRADRVDFLQARYHY